From the candidate division KSB1 bacterium genome, the window GTTCAGTCACTTACAGTACTGCCGACTTTTATAGTGAAATTTACTTAAAGCTCCGAAAAGCAGGCACGCCAATTCCAACAAATGATATTTGGATTGCAGCGACAGCTCTTGAACATGGGTTTCGTATTTTTACCTTAGACAAACATTTTCAGAATATCGCAGGGATGACTTTTTATTAGCATGATTGAACAAAGCGTCCTTTCGTTCATTATTTTTACTCACTATTGATAGGGGATTTATGTCCAGTCTACTACCACCACGGGGTTACTCAAAACAGCACACGGAAAAAAGACGAAAGTGGCTGGTTGAAAAAACCGGGTTCTACTTAAACGAGGCGCCTCCCGACGACCCGGAGAATCTGAAAGGCATTATAGAAAATCACGTTGGTTTTATGCAGGTACCGATGGCGGTGGCCGGGCCGCTTAAAATTTCGGGAACCTATGCCCACGGAGAATATTACATTCCGCTCTGCACTCTGGAAGGCACGCTTTGTATGTCTATGACACGGGGCTTATACCTGACCTATCTTTCCGGCGGGTTCAAAACCACCCACATCAAACAAGAGCTTTCCCGGAGTCCGATGTTCAGATTCAAGGAAATCCATGAAACCACCAGGTTCACAAAGTGGATAGATGAAAATTTTGAACAGATCAAAAAGGCCGCGGAATCTACTACAAATCATGGCAAGCTCCTGAGAATCGATACGTATATCATTCAGGACAGTGTTATTCTCGATTTTGTTTATAATACGGCGGAAGCTGCCGGACAAAACATAGTGACCATGGCGACTTTTGAAGCATGTAAGTTTATTAAAGAAAAATATCAGTCCGAGCAGTTCATCCGCTATTATATTGAGAGTAATTTTAATTGCGACAAAAATCCTGCTTACAAGACCATTCTACAAGGCAGAAGTCATCAAGTCGTTGCGAGCGCGCTCATTAAAAGCAAGCTTTTTAAAAGATTACTTCACTGCACACCAGAGGATTATGTTGAGGCCTGGTTAAAATGTTCAAGCAGGGGATCTCGCATAGCCGGGATTGTTGGAAAAAATATGCATATAGCAAACGCACTCGCGGCAATTTATCTCGCGACCGGCCAGGATATTGCCTGCGTTGCTGAAAATGCCGTCGGTACCATAGAGTTTGAGCTCCGGAATAAAGACGATCTTTATGCTACGCTCACCATGCCTTCTATCAGTGTCGGTACCGTCGGTGGCGGCACGCGATTAAAACAGCAAAAAGCTAATCTCGAAATGCTGGGGTGTTCCGGCAAGAATTCTTCTAAAAAGCTCGCCGAAATCGTTTGTGCTTGTGCGCTTGCCCTGGAGCTCTCCCTGGGTGGCGCGATTGTCAGCGATGAATTTGCCCAGTCTCACGCGGAATACGGGAGAAAATAGTGAAATCCTTACAGGATGCATTAGCAAAAATCTCACTTGGACCTGAGTATGCCTACCTGTCTCAGCCGCTTACCTTCTTTCAAAAGGCTGGAAAGAAAACTTTTGAGTTGTATTGTAAAACGCTTTTCACACTTTACTGTCCGTTGCAAGTGCAGGGGCGGGAAAATATTCCTGAGTCTCCATTTATTTTTTGCAGTAATCATAACAGCCACATGGATACAGGAGTATTGATGCTTTCTTCAGGGCTCCCTTTTAAAAACTTTGGGATGATGGCAGCCGCAGACTACTTTTTTGAAAATAGAAGCAGAAAATTTTTCTTAGGATCGTTAATGAACTTAATTCCGGTAAATAGAAAATCCACTTACAAAAGCATGGTCGAAGCCATGGCCGCATGTAGAGAGTTTACTAAAGACCGGAGCCGCAACATCATCATTTTTCCCGAAG encodes:
- a CDS encoding hydroxymethylglutaryl-CoA reductase: MSSLLPPRGYSKQHTEKRRKWLVEKTGFYLNEAPPDDPENLKGIIENHVGFMQVPMAVAGPLKISGTYAHGEYYIPLCTLEGTLCMSMTRGLYLTYLSGGFKTTHIKQELSRSPMFRFKEIHETTRFTKWIDENFEQIKKAAESTTNHGKLLRIDTYIIQDSVILDFVYNTAEAAGQNIVTMATFEACKFIKEKYQSEQFIRYYIESNFNCDKNPAYKTILQGRSHQVVASALIKSKLFKRLLHCTPEDYVEAWLKCSSRGSRIAGIVGKNMHIANALAAIYLATGQDIACVAENAVGTIEFELRNKDDLYATLTMPSISVGTVGGGTRLKQQKANLEMLGCSGKNSSKKLAEIVCACALALELSLGGAIVSDEFAQSHAEYGRK
- a CDS encoding 1-acyl-sn-glycerol-3-phosphate acyltransferase yields the protein MKSLQDALAKISLGPEYAYLSQPLTFFQKAGKKTFELYCKTLFTLYCPLQVQGRENIPESPFIFCSNHNSHMDTGVLMLSSGLPFKNFGMMAAADYFFENRSRKFFLGSLMNLIPVNRKSTYKSMVEAMAACREFTKDRSRNIIIFPEGTRSLTGQIQSFRHGAAMISSELKLPIVPVYITGTHDSMPKGKSFMKPGRLQATIGQPIFPEQFNHENKNGKPMSGYRLLTAELEKSILRLKEENGVN